The following coding sequences lie in one Dunckerocampus dactyliophorus isolate RoL2022-P2 chromosome 4, RoL_Ddac_1.1, whole genome shotgun sequence genomic window:
- the LOC129179948 gene encoding oocyte zinc finger protein XlCOF22-like: MNHCYAKMATSSQREGGRESALPTPSTSSTEKKPQTADNDVQQMIGRQERPPQPQGWSSTLKQEDLQPPHIKEEEEELWITQEGARLLGPEEADLTKFPLTGVSVKTEDHEDKPPESLHWLCPSDVQQMIGHQEECHSQLQVGSCTLKQEDPQPPHIKEEKEELWITQEREYLLGLEEANRTKLPLTGVSVKTEDHEDKPPESSQLHHSPSEENRGAESPSSSSQHMITEADGDHCGGSQADNFLAPLSDSDDTTSHSPEAEDRDDAQETWSSDTDCKSDMRTHTDNKHSGFSQKKTGKKRFTCSVCDKRFTFKSYLTQHMRTHTGEKPFACYVCGQRFTQKSYMLSHLRKHTGEKLFSCSVCGKSYSHKKSLAYHMLKHSENPFSCSVCNQRFPLKSQMISHMMTHTGEHPFGCSLCGKNFSSKQYLTFHMMKHTGEIPFGCSVCGQGFPQRSTLVAHMRKHTGEKPFHCSICGKNFPYKSSLTYHMRKHTGETPFGCSVCGQRFHLNSLLVSHMRKHTGETPFACSVCGKNFCTKQYLTVHMLKHRGEKPVSCSVCDKKFYSTASMVDHMRTHTGEPFRCSVCGESFSQRHRLTYHMQKHKGGKPFSCSVCGKSFSGRQASKYHTKACQERLETASDSQPKHYWNQKGFEWSF, translated from the exons ATGAACCACTGCTATGCTAAGATGGCGACGTCCAGTCAAAGAGAAGGCGGAAGAGAATCAGCGCTACCAACTCCTAGCACATCATCAACGGAGAAAAAGCCCCAAACTGCAGATAACG ACGTCCAGCAGATGATTGGTCGTCAAGAACGTCCCCCTCAGCCGCAGGGGTGGAGCTCCACTTTGAAACAGGAAGATCTgcagcccccccacattaaagaagaagaggaggaactctggatcACTCAAGAGGGAGCACGTCTTCTAGGGccggaggaggctgatctcaccaagtttccactgactggtgtctctgtgaagactgaagaccatgaagacaaaccacctgagtcttTACATTGGTTGTGTCCTTCAGATGTCCAGCAGATGATTGGTCATCAAGAAGAATGTCACTCTCAACTGCAGGTGGGGAGTTGCACTTTGAAGCAGGAAGatccacagcccccccacattaaagaggaaaaagaggaaCTCTGGATCACTCAGGAGAGAGAGTATCTTCTAGGGCTTGAGGAGGCTAATCGCACCAAGTTGCcgctgactggtgtctctgtgaagacagaagaccatgaagacaaaccacctgagtcctcacagcttcatcacagtccaagtgaggagaacagaggggcggagtctccaagcagcagctcacaaCACATGataacagaagctgatggagaccactgtggaggatcacaagcagacaatttcttagctccactatcagatagtgacgacacaacatcacactctcctgaggCTGAAGACAGGGACGACGCCCAAGAAACGTggagcagcgatacagactgtAAAAGTGATATGAggactcacactgacaacaaacactctggATTCTCTCAAAAGAAGACGGGTAAAAAACGTTttacctgctcagtttgtgataaaagatttACTTTTAAATCCTATTTGACCCAACACATGcggacacacacaggagaaaaaccttttgcctgttatgtttgtggtcaaagattcACTCAAAAGTCATATATGTTATCACACTTGAgaaagcacacaggagaaaaactctttagttgctcagtttgtggtaaaagttatTCTCACAAAAAAAGTTTAGCTTATCAcatgctaaaacactcagaaaatccttttagttgttcagtttgtAATCAAAGGTTCCCTCTCAAGTCACAAATGATATCACATATGatgacgcacacaggagaacacCCCTTTGGTTGCTCACTTTGTGGTAAAAACTTTAGTTCCAAACAGTATTTGACTTTTCACATGAtgaaacacacaggagaaaTACCTTTTGGTTGCTCCGTGTGTGGTCAAGGATTCCCTCAAAGGTCAACACTGGTAGCACACATGAgaaagcacacaggagaaaaaccctttcaTTGCTCAATTTGTGGTAAAAACTTTCCTTACAAATCCAGTTTGACTTACCACATGCGGAAACATACAGGAGAAACACCTTTTGGGTGTTCAGTTTGTGGTCAAAGGTTCCATCTGAATTCACTActggtatcacacatgagaaagcacacaggagaaaCCCCCTTtgcttgctcagtttgtggtaaaaactTTTGTACCAAACAGTATTTAACTGTTCACATGCTGAAACACAGAGGAGAAAAACCtgttagttgctcagtttgtgataaaaaattcTATTCCACTGCAAGTATGGTAGatcacatgagaacacacacaggagagccTTTTCGTTGCTCAGTGTGTGGTGAAAGCTTTTCTCAACGACATCGTTTGACTTATCACATGCAGAAACACAAGGGGGgaaaaccctttagttgctcagtttgtggtaaaagtttctCTGGGAGGCAAGCAAGTAAATACCACACTAAAGCTTGTCAAGAACGGTTGGAGACAGCCTCAGATAGTCAGCCGAAACATTATTGGAACCAAAAAGGCTTTGAATGGTCTTTCTGA